A window of the Hevea brasiliensis isolate MT/VB/25A 57/8 chromosome 6, ASM3005281v1, whole genome shotgun sequence genome harbors these coding sequences:
- the LOC110647007 gene encoding serine/threonine protein phosphatase 2A 55 kDa regulatory subunit B beta isoform isoform X2 yields MNGGDEVAAAPVGPPQPLEWKFSQVFGERTAGEEVQEVDIISAIEFDKTGDHLATGDRGGRVVLFERTDTKDHGGYRRDLERMDCPISRHPEFRYKTEFQSHEPEFDYLKSLEIEEKINKIRWCQTANGALFLLSTNDKTIKFWKVQEKKVKKISDMNVDPSKAVGNGSVASSSNSNSTKSYLANGGWPEKSYGYPSNDFTFPPGGIPSLHLPVVTSNETSLVARCRRVYAHAHDYHINSISNNSDGETFISADDLRINLWNLEISNQSFNIVDVKPTNMEDLTEVITSAEFHPNHCNMLAYSSSRGSIRLIDLRQSALCDSHAKLFEEQEAPGSRSFFTEIIASISDIKFAKDGRHILSRDYMTLKLWDINMDSGPVATFQVQEYLRPKLCDLYENDSIFDKFECCLSGDGLRVATGSYSNLFRVFGCALGSAEATTLEASKNPMRRQVQTPSRPSRSLSSITRVVRRGTESPGVDANGNSFDFTTKLLHLAWHPTENSIACAAANSLYMYYA; encoded by the exons TTGATATTATTTCAGCTATTGAATTTGATAAAACTGGTGATCATCTTGCTACTGGTGACCGTGGGGGCCGGGTAGTTCTATTTGAGAGGACAGACACAAAGGAT CATGGTGGATACAGAAGGGATCTGGAAAGAATGGATTGTCCTATTAGTAGGCATCCTGAGTTTCGTTATAAAACAGAGTTTCAGAGCCATGAACCTGAG TTTGACTATCTCAAGAGCTTGGAAATAGaggaaaaaataaacaaaatcagATGGTGTCAAACAGCCAATGGTGCTCTTTTTCTCCTATCCACTAATGATAAAACCATTAAGTTTTGGAAG GTCCAAGAAAAGAAGGTTAAGAAAATTTCTGACATGAATGTGGACCCTTCAAAAGCTGTAGGAAATGGTAGTGTTGCTAGTTCAAGTAACTCAAATAGTACTAAATCTTATCTTGCAAATGGAGGTTGGCCAGAGAAGTCATATGGTTACCCAAGCAATGACTTCACTTTTCCACCTGGGGGCATCCCATCACTGCACTTGCCTGTG GTAACTAGCAACGAGACCAGCCTGGTGGCCAGATGTCGAAGGGTATATGCTCATGCACATGATTATCACatcaattcaatttcaaataacag TGATGGCGAAACATTTATATCAGCTGATGACCTGCGAATCAATCTTTGGAACTTGGAAATTAGCAATCAAAGTTTTAACATTGTTGATGTGAAACCTACAAATATGGAGGATCTAACGG AGGTTATAACATCTGCAGAATTCCACCCCAACCATTGCAATATGTTAGCATATAGCAGTTCAAGAGGCTCAATCCGACTCATTGATTTGCGGCAATCAGCTTTATGCGACTCTCATGCCAAGTT GTTTGAGGAACAGGAGGCACCAGGCTCTAGATCATTTTTTACGGAGATAATTGCTTCAATCTCAGATATTAAATTTGCTAAGGATGGACGGCACATACTTAGTCGCGACTATATGACTCTTAAG TTATGGGACATCAATATGGATTCGGGTCCAGTGGCAACCTTCCAGGTTCAGGAGTACTTAAGACCTAAG ttgtgtgatttgtatgaaaatgatTCAATCTTTGATAAGTTCGAGTGTTGTTTAAGCGGTGATGGATTGCGAGTGGCAACAGGGTCTTACAG CAATCTGTTCCGCGTGTTTGGTTGTGCCCTGGGAAGTGCTGAGGCAACAACTTTGGAAGCCAGCAAAAATCCAATGAG GAGACAAGTTCAGACCCCTTCAAGGCCTTCCAGATCCCTAAGCAGTATAACACGAGTTGTAAGACGGG GAACGGAAAGCCCAGGAGTTGATGCAAATGGAAATTCTTTTGATTTCACAACAAAGTTGCTGCATCTTGCATGGCATCCAACTGAAAATTCAATTGCCTGTGCTGCTGCAAACAGCTTGTACATGTACTATGCATGA
- the LOC110647003 gene encoding uncharacterized protein LOC110647003, whose translation MALLPRTASRLAPLSVHNSSLIHTTVPTLYSSSSKSTSPVTYAGSRKPATPTTGLSKVAEYAITKVDDLVNWARRGSIWPMTFGLACCAVEMMHLAAARYDMDRFGLIFRPSPRQSDVMVVAGTLTNKMAPALRRVYDQMPEPRWVISMGSCANGGGYYHYSYSVVRGCDRIVPVDIYVPGCPPTAEALLYGILQLQKKINRRRDFLHWWTK comes from the exons ATGGCTCTTTTACCAAGAACCGCTTCACGTTTAGCCCCACTCTCCGTCCATAATTCATCTCTTATACACACAACAGTTCCAACCCTTTACTCATCATCATCCAAGTCAACTTCTCCAGTTACATACGCTGGATCAAGGAAACCGGCGACGCCAACGACTGGGTTGTCGAAGGTGGCAGAGTATGCCATAACAAAGGTGGATGATCTGGTGAATTGGGCAAGGAGAGGTTCCATCTGGCCCATGACTTTTGGGCTAGCATGTTGTGCAGTTGAGATGATGCATCTTGCAGCTGCTAGATATGATATGGATAGGTTTGGACTCATTTTCAGACCCAGCCCAAGACAATCTGATGTTATGGTTGTGGCTGGAACTCTAACTAATAAGATGGCTCCTGCTTTAAGGAG GGTTTATGATCAAATGCCGGAGCCAAGGTGGGTGATCTCTATGGGCAGCTGTGCCAATGGAGGTGGCTATTACCATTACTCATACTCTGTGGTTCGCGGCTGCGACCGGATTGTCCCTGTAGACATTTATGTGCCTGGATGCCCGCCCACAGCCGAGGCGTTACTCTATGGAATTTTGCAGCTGCAGAAGAAGATCAACAGGAGGAGGGATTTTCTTCATTGGTGGACCAAGTGA
- the LOC110647007 gene encoding serine/threonine protein phosphatase 2A 55 kDa regulatory subunit B beta isoform isoform X1 encodes MNGGDEVAAAPVGPPQPLEWKFSQVFGERTAGEEVQEVDIISAIEFDKTGDHLATGDRGGRVVLFERTDTKDHGGYRRDLERMDCPISRHPEFRYKTEFQSHEPEFDYLKSLEIEEKINKIRWCQTANGALFLLSTNDKTIKFWKVQEKKVKKISDMNVDPSKAVGNGSVASSSNSNSTKSYLANGGWPEKSYGYPSNDFTFPPGGIPSLHLPVVVTSNETSLVARCRRVYAHAHDYHINSISNNSDGETFISADDLRINLWNLEISNQSFNIVDVKPTNMEDLTEVITSAEFHPNHCNMLAYSSSRGSIRLIDLRQSALCDSHAKLFEEQEAPGSRSFFTEIIASISDIKFAKDGRHILSRDYMTLKLWDINMDSGPVATFQVQEYLRPKLCDLYENDSIFDKFECCLSGDGLRVATGSYSNLFRVFGCALGSAEATTLEASKNPMRRQVQTPSRPSRSLSSITRVVRRGTESPGVDANGNSFDFTTKLLHLAWHPTENSIACAAANSLYMYYA; translated from the exons TTGATATTATTTCAGCTATTGAATTTGATAAAACTGGTGATCATCTTGCTACTGGTGACCGTGGGGGCCGGGTAGTTCTATTTGAGAGGACAGACACAAAGGAT CATGGTGGATACAGAAGGGATCTGGAAAGAATGGATTGTCCTATTAGTAGGCATCCTGAGTTTCGTTATAAAACAGAGTTTCAGAGCCATGAACCTGAG TTTGACTATCTCAAGAGCTTGGAAATAGaggaaaaaataaacaaaatcagATGGTGTCAAACAGCCAATGGTGCTCTTTTTCTCCTATCCACTAATGATAAAACCATTAAGTTTTGGAAG GTCCAAGAAAAGAAGGTTAAGAAAATTTCTGACATGAATGTGGACCCTTCAAAAGCTGTAGGAAATGGTAGTGTTGCTAGTTCAAGTAACTCAAATAGTACTAAATCTTATCTTGCAAATGGAGGTTGGCCAGAGAAGTCATATGGTTACCCAAGCAATGACTTCACTTTTCCACCTGGGGGCATCCCATCACTGCACTTGCCTGTGGTA GTAACTAGCAACGAGACCAGCCTGGTGGCCAGATGTCGAAGGGTATATGCTCATGCACATGATTATCACatcaattcaatttcaaataacag TGATGGCGAAACATTTATATCAGCTGATGACCTGCGAATCAATCTTTGGAACTTGGAAATTAGCAATCAAAGTTTTAACATTGTTGATGTGAAACCTACAAATATGGAGGATCTAACGG AGGTTATAACATCTGCAGAATTCCACCCCAACCATTGCAATATGTTAGCATATAGCAGTTCAAGAGGCTCAATCCGACTCATTGATTTGCGGCAATCAGCTTTATGCGACTCTCATGCCAAGTT GTTTGAGGAACAGGAGGCACCAGGCTCTAGATCATTTTTTACGGAGATAATTGCTTCAATCTCAGATATTAAATTTGCTAAGGATGGACGGCACATACTTAGTCGCGACTATATGACTCTTAAG TTATGGGACATCAATATGGATTCGGGTCCAGTGGCAACCTTCCAGGTTCAGGAGTACTTAAGACCTAAG ttgtgtgatttgtatgaaaatgatTCAATCTTTGATAAGTTCGAGTGTTGTTTAAGCGGTGATGGATTGCGAGTGGCAACAGGGTCTTACAG CAATCTGTTCCGCGTGTTTGGTTGTGCCCTGGGAAGTGCTGAGGCAACAACTTTGGAAGCCAGCAAAAATCCAATGAG GAGACAAGTTCAGACCCCTTCAAGGCCTTCCAGATCCCTAAGCAGTATAACACGAGTTGTAAGACGGG GAACGGAAAGCCCAGGAGTTGATGCAAATGGAAATTCTTTTGATTTCACAACAAAGTTGCTGCATCTTGCATGGCATCCAACTGAAAATTCAATTGCCTGTGCTGCTGCAAACAGCTTGTACATGTACTATGCATGA
- the LOC110646999 gene encoding uncharacterized protein LOC110646999, with the protein MASKLPQLHAKVSSAAKHGCAFYKQLLEQNKQYIQEPPTAERCQLLANQLLYTRLASIPNRCESFWKEVESLKNLMKNKQEFNIENAGLVALFGLECFAWFCGGEIIGRGFTVTGYSV; encoded by the exons ATGGCATCAAAGCTACCTCAGTTGCATGCTAAGGTGAGTTCAGCAGCCAAGCATGGATGTGCTTTCTACAAGCAGTTGTTGGAGCAAAATAAGCAATATATCCAGGAGCCACCCACCGCAGAGAGATGCCAATTGCTCGCAAATCAACTGCTTTACACTCGTCTTGCCAG TATTCCTAACCGCTGTGAATCATTCTGGAAGGAAGTTGAGTCTCTCAAGAACCTAATGAAGAACAAGCAAGAGTTCAATATAGAGAATGCTGGCCTTGTTGCTCTGTTTGGACTTGAGTGCTTTGCTTGGTTCTGTGGTGGTGAAATAATTGGAAGAGGTTTTACAGTAACTGGTTACAGTGTCTAA
- the LOC110647004 gene encoding dof zinc finger protein DOF3.1, translating into MQDPSTAFQPIKPHFPEQEQLKCPRCDSNNTKFCYYNNYNLSQPRHFCKNCRRYWTKGGALRNIPVGGGSRKSTKRSSNQRRPNSDPNTNTDPARLNRPVPESSSTTSTAPATSSLQLVANRISDLGDPTRIYGLEADQDRKILDMSGSFSWLLASNVQFGSIYEGLNPNGSGLKMVQMGGFVEDLNSGLNAGSGQNRSLDVQGNDNNDVGGGGGGGGSYLQSGDWGNSNGWPDLAIYTPGYSFQ; encoded by the coding sequence ATGCAAGATCCATCAACTGCATTCCAGCCGATCAAGCCCCACTTTCCGGAGCAGGAACAGCTAAAGTGCCCACGCTGTGACTCCAACAACACCAAGTTCTGCTACTATAACAACTATAATCTCTCTCAGCCCCGCCATTTTTGCAAGAATTGTAGGAGATACTGGACCAAAGGTGGCGCTCTAAGAAACATCCCTGTCGGTGGTGGCAGCCGCAAGAGCACTAAACGTTCCTCGAATCAGAGACGTCCGAACTCGGATCCCAACACCAACACTGACCCAGCTCGCCTCAACCGTCCGGTGCCAGAATCATCATCAACAACATCAACGGCACCGGCAACATCAAGCTTGCAATTGGTGGCTAATAGGATTTCGGATTTGGGTGATCCGACCCGCATATATGGCTTAGAAGCAGATCAGGACCGAAAGATACTGGACATGAGCGGTAGCTTTAGCTGGCTATTGGCATCAAATGTGCAGTTTGGAAGTATCTATGAGGGCTTGAATCCAAATGGGTCGGGTCTAAAAATGGTGCAAATGGGTGGATTTGTTGAGGACTTAAATTCAGGTTTAAATGCTGGTTCAGGTCAGAACCGAAGCTTAGATGTTCAAGGCAATGATAATAATGACgtcggtggtggtggtggtggtggtgggagTTATTTGCAAAGCGGTGATTGGGGAAACAGTAATGGATGGCCTGATCTTGCTATTTACACTCCAGGTTATAGTTTCCAATAG
- the LOC110647006 gene encoding eukaryotic translation initiation factor 3 subunit D yields MVGGLEVGNVPFNPDGWGPPDATTATASTTTLPLNVPFAPFSRSEKIGRIADWTRNVNNPNASRPNANKTASDSVFDFTADDSFPAATAAGDDSTFRLVDGKPPPRPKFGPKWRFNQHRPQLPQRRDEEVEARKREAEKERARRDRLYNLNRSNQNQPRREAAAFKSSVDIQPEWNMLDQIPFSTFSKLSFTVPEPEDLLLCGGLEFYDRSYDRITPKNERRLERFKNRNFFKVTTTDDPVIRRLANEDKATVFATDTILATLMCAPRSVYSWDIVIQRVGNKLFFDKRDGSQLDLLSVHETSHEPLPEAKDDMNSAYSLSVEAAYINQNFSQQVLIRDGDKVAFDEPNPFANEGEEVASVAYRYRRWKLDDDMHLVARCEVQSVVEVNRQRSFLTLNALNEFDPKYSGVDWRQKLETQRGAVLATELKNNANKLAKWTAQALLASADLMKLGYVSRVHPRDHYNHVILAVVGYKPRDFAAQINLNTSNMWGIVKSIVDLCMKLKEGKYVLVKDPSKPQVRIYEVPADAFENDYVEEPLPEEEQVQPPGEDTENVEANGAVNDVEDKQIDAQA; encoded by the coding sequence ATGGTAGGCGGCTTGGAAGTAGGCAACGTTCCCTTCAACCCCGACGGCTGGGGCCCTCCAGATGCCACAACAGCCACCGCTTCCACCACTACCCTCCCTCTCAATGTTCCTTTCGCTCCCTTTTCCCGATCAGAAAAAATCGGCCGAATCGCCGACTGGACCCGCAATGTCAACAATCCCAACGCAAGTCGCCCGAACGCCAACAAAACAGCGTCGGATTCAGTTTTTGACTTCACCGCCGATGATTCCTTTCCCGCTGCAACTGCTGCCGGTGATGATTCAACATTCCGCCTTGTAGATGGAAAACCTCCTCCCCGCCCCAAATTCGGGCCCAAGTGGCGGTTCAATCAACACCGGCCGCAGCTTCCACAGAGACGTGACGAAGAGGTGGAAGCTCGTAAACGGGAGGCGGAAAAGGAACGGGCCCGCCGTGACCGGCTTTACAACCTCAACCGTTCCAACCAAAACCAGCCACGTCGCGAGGCTGCCGCTTTCAAGTCATCGGTGGACATCCAACCAGAGTGGAACATGCTGGATCAGATCCCCTTTTCAACCTTTTCAAAGCTTTCATTCACAGTCCCAGAGCCAGAAGATCTACTTCTTTGCGGTGGTCTCGAGTTTTACGATAGATCTTATGATAGAATCACCCCCAAAAACGAGCGTCGTTTGGAGAGATTCAAAAACCGAAACTTTTTCAAAGTCACTACTACTGATGATCCGGTGATACGGCGACTTGCGAATGAAGATAAAGCTACGGTCTTTGCAACAGATACTATCCTCGCAACGTTGATGTGCGCGCCTAGGTCGGTGTATTCATGGGATATTGTGATTCAGAGGGTCGGCAACAAGCTCTTTTTTGATAAGAGGGATGGTTCCCAGCTTGATTTGCTTTCGGTGCACGAGACCTCACACGAGCCTTTGCCAGAGGCCAAGGATGATATGAACTCTGCATATTCATTGAGTGTTGAAGCAGCTTATATTAATCAGAACTTTTCACAGCAGGTCTTGATTAGGGATGGGGACAAGGTCGCTTTTGATGAGCCCAACCCCTTTGCAAACGAAGGAGAGGAAGTTGCCTCTGTGGCCTATAGGTATAGGCGGTGGAAGCTTGATGATGATATGCATCTTGTTGCCCGCTGTGAGGTGCAGAGTGTTGTGGAGGTTAACAGGCAGAGGTCATTTTTGACGCTGAATGCACTTAATGAGTTTGATCCTAAATATTCAGGAGTTGATTGGAGGCAGAAGTTGGAGACTCAAAGAGGTGCTGTTTTGGCCACTGAATTGAAGAACAATGCCAATAAATTGGCTAAGTGGACTGCTCAAGCTCTGTTGGCCAGTGCAGATTTGATGAAATTGGGTTATGTTTCAAGGGTTCATCCAAGGGACCATTATAATCATGTGATATTGGCAGTAGTTGGATACAAGCCAAGGGATTTTGCCGCCCAGATTAATTTGAATACATCTAACATGTGGGGGATTGTGAAGAGTATTGTTGACTTGTGTATGAAGTTGAAAGAAGGTAAATATGTGTTGGTGAAGGACCCATCCAAACCTCAAGTGAGAATTTATGAAGTTCCTGCTGATGCGTTTGAGAATGATTATGTGGAGGAGCCTTTGCCTGAGGAGGAGCAGGTTCAGCCTCCGGGTGAGGACACTGAGAATGTAGAGGCAAATGGAGCTGTGAATGATGTTGAAGATAAACAGATTGATGCTCAAGCTTAA